One window of Electrophorus electricus isolate fEleEle1 chromosome 24, fEleEle1.pri, whole genome shotgun sequence genomic DNA carries:
- the lrrc38a gene encoding leucine-rich repeat-containing protein 38: protein MFSCVCCLQSFLVLLSIASVTLGQRCPASCLCPDHHTVDCTGQGLTRLPDSIPLGVRRLLLADNGILWIPSDFLVVYSDLVYLDLRNNSLTKLEPGTLPTFSRLVYLDLRNNNLTEIPSGTFGESHSLIKLRLGNNPYLSMLSRGALAGLTSLRELELERNGFSVLDVGMLRQLPSLRIIRLEGNPWVCNCRFTKLFFWLVENHHKLPNGLEDMECLLPVNGQWISLSMLSENSFRECLGVLSLKDLLVVMFSGIVILVISITTSFIMASIISYVQQQRMKMLAEEEGLE from the exons ATGTTCTCATGTGTTTGCTGTCTTCAGTCTTTCCTTGTCTTGCTGTCCATTGCCTCAGTCACTTTGGGCCAGCGCTGCCCAGCCAGCTGCCTGTGTCCAGACCATCACACAGTGGACTGCACTGGTCAAGGGCTCACCCGTTTGCCAGACTCCATCCCTCTTGGCGTCCGGAGGCTGCTTCTCGCTGACAACGGAATTCTTTGGATCCCCTCTGATTTCTTGGTTGTCTACAGCGATCTTGTGTACCTGGACCTGAGGAACAACTCCCTTACCAAGCTGGAGCCAGGGACACTGCCTACCTTCTCCAGGCTTGTCTACTTAGACCTGAGAAACAACAATCTTACTGAGATCCCCTCAGGGACTTTTGGAGAATCCCACAGCCTGATCAAGCTTCGTTTAGGCAACAATCCCtatctgagcatgctcagtcgGGGAGCCTTAGCAGGCCTCACCTCCTTGAGGGAGCTGGAACTGGAGAGGAATGGGTTTTCTGTCCTGGATGTTGGGATGTTGAGACAGCTGCCTTCCCTCCGAATAATACGTTTGGAAGGGAATCCCTGGGTATGCAATTGTAGGTTTACCAAGCTGTTTTTCTGGCTGGTGGAAAATCATCACAAGCTCCCAAATG GCCTGGAGGACATGGAGTGCTTGCTCCCAGTGAACGGGCAGTGGATCTCTCTGAGCATGCTCTCCGAGAACAGCTTCCGAGAGTGTCTGGGCGTGCTCTCGCTTAAGGACCTTCTCGTAGTCATGTTCTCTGGCATCGTCATATTGGTGATCTCCATCACTACCAGCTTCATTATGGCCTCGATTATCAGCTACGTTCAGCAACAGAGGATGAAGATGTTGGCTGAGGAGGAGGGGCTGGAGTAA